In one window of Candidatus Omnitrophota bacterium DNA:
- a CDS encoding response regulator produces the protein MGNKMNVVVIDDEKDLCSLVRDILEGTGPYEVSMAYDGAQGMEMCAALNPDLVFLDFVMPKMRGDEVVKRLKAPGWSAKAGSSL, from the coding sequence GTGGGCAATAAAATGAACGTCGTCGTGATCGATGATGAAAAGGATCTGTGCTCTTTGGTCAGGGACATCCTGGAGGGAACGGGCCCTTACGAGGTGTCCATGGCGTATGACGGCGCGCAGGGAATGGAGATGTGCGCGGCCTTGAATCCGGATTTGGTTTTCCTGGATTTTGTCATGCCCAAGATGAGGGGAGACGAAGTCGTTAAGCGTCTGAAAGCCCCGGGCTGGTCTGCAAAAGCTGGATCATCCTTATGA
- a CDS encoding CHASE domain-containing protein has product MRKHDNRNPEQPKVFAFDFLIFLILALLLAWPAGHATALQLSSAPPPVTYNTSIALLLAGFGLLGVVGRRYGVAMACGGIIFFMGILGVIEYLVDASRIFGWLLFPFPLLVENDPMGPATPSSALYLLMIGLALIFADNARRDEKIRWGLFFLGNLIFSLSAVSLTASLLNPAGASSTSGIPAVSFLSLLGYALTGGILVAINWPSSIQFRAVKITTLICIPLSLLIVMLLQHWQIQSIKSRFEKEAQQRALLMGREIKISLEAIHSLKALYDSSVQVEREEFKEFSRTVLSNHPTIRALEWAPRVLAGQREIFEGGQFLTGVQDLAIPVLDPHGRPAEPRPEYLPLFYIEPGGDPSRLGLDLGAVPEEQGVLRQVHRTGASGIGENFILGGHSVFRVYVPVFNKAGSSSPEHFQGVIVGVLSQADIFNAALTYVPPVGIDIGLYDATPGREKKLLFYHRSRTAEKGREEWAPAPLLRKLDKIVFSTTVDVLDHHWEIMCVPTPQFYDSDNTWLPWGMLAILLISNVLLLRYLWVSAVYRADIEKKVTERTTALTAANAALKDTNVHLERYSDELQMVQTALREGEQQYRQTLDAIADMVLVKGPKSVIIWANKAFCDYYGMTNEQLQGRIDAAFNEPSYTQQYLFDDAHVFSTGEILDIPEEPVTRHDGTVRIFHTVKAPIFDEEGNVKMTVGVSRDITGHMEKKTC; this is encoded by the coding sequence ATGAGGAAGCATGACAATCGAAATCCGGAACAGCCCAAAGTTTTTGCCTTTGATTTTTTAATTTTTTTGATTCTCGCCCTCCTGTTAGCCTGGCCTGCCGGCCATGCCACAGCTTTACAGTTGTCTTCCGCTCCCCCCCCGGTGACATACAACACTTCCATCGCCCTGCTTCTGGCCGGGTTCGGCCTGCTGGGTGTTGTCGGCCGCCGATACGGGGTGGCCATGGCCTGCGGCGGTATCATCTTTTTTATGGGCATTTTGGGGGTCATTGAATACCTGGTTGACGCATCGCGGATTTTTGGGTGGCTTTTATTCCCCTTCCCGTTGCTGGTGGAAAATGACCCGATGGGGCCGGCGACGCCCTCCTCCGCCCTGTATTTGTTGATGATAGGTCTCGCCCTCATTTTTGCGGATAACGCCCGCCGGGACGAAAAGATCCGTTGGGGCCTTTTCTTTCTGGGAAATTTGATTTTCTCCTTGTCCGCGGTTTCCCTCACGGCGTCCCTTCTGAATCCTGCCGGGGCTTCTTCAACCTCCGGGATCCCAGCCGTTTCTTTTTTGTCCCTTTTGGGGTATGCCCTGACGGGGGGGATCCTTGTTGCCATCAACTGGCCTTCGTCCATCCAATTCCGCGCGGTCAAAATCACGACGTTGATTTGCATCCCGCTGTCTCTGCTCATTGTGATGCTCCTGCAGCATTGGCAAATCCAGTCCATCAAGAGCAGGTTTGAAAAAGAGGCCCAGCAGAGGGCCCTTCTGATGGGCCGGGAAATTAAAATCAGCCTGGAGGCCATCCATTCTTTGAAAGCCTTGTATGACAGTTCCGTGCAGGTGGAACGGGAGGAGTTTAAGGAGTTTTCCAGAACTGTTTTGAGCAATCATCCGACCATCAGAGCGTTGGAATGGGCGCCGCGCGTCCTGGCCGGACAGCGGGAGATTTTTGAGGGGGGACAGTTTCTAACAGGTGTTCAGGACCTGGCCATCCCCGTCCTTGACCCGCATGGCCGGCCGGCAGAGCCGAGGCCGGAATATCTTCCGTTGTTTTACATCGAGCCCGGGGGAGACCCCAGCCGTCTTGGCCTGGATCTGGGAGCCGTGCCGGAGGAGCAGGGCGTTTTACGGCAGGTCCACCGCACGGGGGCGAGCGGGATTGGTGAGAATTTCATTCTTGGGGGACACTCTGTTTTTCGCGTCTATGTCCCGGTCTTTAACAAGGCCGGATCATCGTCCCCCGAGCATTTTCAGGGCGTGATCGTCGGGGTCCTTTCGCAAGCCGATATTTTCAATGCGGCCTTGACGTATGTCCCCCCGGTTGGAATTGACATCGGGTTGTATGATGCGACCCCGGGGCGCGAGAAAAAATTGCTGTTTTATCACCGTTCCCGGACGGCGGAGAAAGGGCGTGAGGAATGGGCCCCGGCACCCCTGCTGAGGAAACTGGACAAGATCGTTTTTTCTACCACGGTGGATGTCCTGGATCATCACTGGGAGATTATGTGTGTCCCGACTCCTCAATTTTACGATTCTGACAACACCTGGCTGCCGTGGGGAATGCTGGCGATTTTGCTGATATCCAATGTTTTATTGCTCCGATATCTGTGGGTGAGCGCCGTCTACCGGGCGGACATCGAGAAGAAAGTGACTGAGCGGACCACGGCTTTGACAGCGGCCAACGCCGCCCTCAAGGATACGAACGTGCACCTCGAGCGGTATTCGGACGAGTTGCAAATGGTGCAAACCGCCCTCCGGGAGGGCGAGCAGCAGTACCGCCAGACCCTGGACGCCATCGCGGACATGGTCTTGGTCAAGGGGCCGAAGTCGGTCATCATTTGGGCCAACAAGGCCTTTTGCGATTATTACGGCATGACCAATGAACAGTTGCAGGGACGGATTGACGCCGCCTTCAACGAGCCGAGTTATACACAGCAGTATCTTTTTGATGACGCCCATGTTTTCTCCACCGGAGAAATCCTGGATATCCCGGAAGAGCCGGTCACCCGCCATGACGGGACAGTTCGGATTTTTCATACCGTTAAGGCCCCGATTTTTGATGAGGAAGGGAACGTCAAGATGACCGTAGGCGTGTCCCGGGACATCACGGGCCACATGGAAAAAAAGACCTGTTAA